A part of Aegilops tauschii subsp. strangulata cultivar AL8/78 chromosome 2, Aet v6.0, whole genome shotgun sequence genomic DNA contains:
- the LOC109769152 gene encoding uncharacterized protein, which produces MEYERIHKPQAGALSPTKLRMKLLGAHNRVRVISSSSSRTSPSKNAEPSLAHNRLLVCDVLDEVSDSSGASKCPAAVSNTEVIDKDSAVDGYKVQKTPKSSVHQPAPSNSSMIHPVRTVEEDSNECDSGLDNASTSSFEFHGGEKTAAQNPTAGYFSRQASSKWNDAEKWIVNKQTVQQNTTTKGASQNQSAHQVSSAAPRGGGVVPKHHGTFARPIQNMKRFNPASSASRSILERLSFASHQPKLVRHADVCADQGSSAISDYQKGQAETDSIAIKPCNDTEAISTVQAVSVRDVGTEMTPIPSQDPSRTGTPLGSVTPTRSPNCSIPSTPVGGRSSASIGEDNADDGPYFNRKGGMNEMSEDEIRLKARKEIAALGVQLGKMNIASWASKEELELVSATPSIADLERMKQEYATRAAAFEDAENSKHTARFKKEELKIEAWESRQRTKVESEMKRLEERAEKMRSEAMARMAERLELARRVAEEKRASANAKMNKQAARAVQKADLIRQTGRIPGSRILCCGCFCEP; this is translated from the exons ATGGAGTATGAGAGGATTCACAAGCCCCAG GCAGGCGCCCTTTCTCCCACAAAGCTGAGGATGAAGCTCCTGGGAGCCCACAACCGCGtgagggtcatcagcagcagctcCTCGCGAACATCGCCTTCAAAGAACGCCGAGCCATCGCTAGCGCACAACAGATTATTAGTATGCGATGTTCTTGACGAAG TTTCAGACAGCTCCGGTGCCTCCAAATGCCCTGCAGCAGTCAGCAACACCGAAGTTATAGACAAGGATTCAGCAGTAGATGGCTACAAGGTTCAGAAGACGCCCAAGAGTTCAGTTCACCAACCGGCGCCGAGCAACTCAAGCATGATACATCCAGTGCGAACGGTCGAGGAGGACAGCAACGAGTGTGACAGTGGTCTTGACAATGCCAGTACCAGCAGCTTTGAGTTCCATGGAGGCGAGAAGACGGCGGCGCAGAACCCAACGGCGGGGTACTTCTCGAGACAGGCTTCCTCCAAGTGGAACGACGCGGAGAAATGGATTGTGAACAAGCAGACTGTTCAGCAGAACACCACCACCAAGGGCGCATCGCAGAACCAGAGTGCGCACCAGGTGAGTTCCGCTGCGCCCAGGGGCGGTGGCGTTGTGCCCAAACACCACGGCACATTTGCTCGCCCCATTCAGAACATGAAGAGATTCAATCCAGCTTCGTCAGCCTCTCGGAGCATATTAGAGAGGCTGTCTTTCGCTTCGCATCAGCCGAAGCTGGTCAGGCATGCTGATGTCTGTGCAGATCAAGGTTCTAGCGCCATCTCGGACTATCAGAAGGGTCAAGCTGAAACCGATTCAATTGCAATTAAGCCCTGCAATGATACTGAAG CTATTTCTACAGTTCAGGCGGTGTCTGTGAGAGATGTGGGCACAGAAATGACTCCAATACCAAGTCAAGATCCGTCAAGAACAGGAACACCACTTGGGTCTGTGACACCGACTCGCAGCCCTAATTGTTCGATACCATCAACTCCTGTAGGTGGACGATCGTCGGCATCAATAGGAGAAGACAACGCAGATGATGGTCCTTATTTCAACAGAAAAGGTGGCATGAATGAAATGTCAGAGGATGAAATCAGGCTCAAGGCAAGGAAAGAAATCGCTGCCCTAGGTGTACAACTAGGAAAGATGAACATTGCTTCATGGGCTAGTAAAGAGGAGCTAGAATTAGTCTCTGCGACACCGAGCATCGCTGATCTGGAGCGGATGAAGCAGGAATACGCTACTCGTGCTGCAGCATTCGAGGATGCTGAAAATTCTAAACACACGGCACG ATTCAAGAAGGAAGAGCTGAAGATCGAAGCATGGGAGAGCCGCCAAAGAACAAAAGTTGAATCCGAAATGAAGAGACTAGAG GAACGCGCGGAGAAAATGAGAAGCGAGGCCATGGCGAGGATGGCCGAAAGGCTGGAGCTGGCACGCCGTGTGGCCGAGGAGAAGCGGGCATCAGCCAACGCCAAGATGAACAAGCAAGCAGCAAGGGCAGTTCAGAAGGCCGATCTGATTCGCCAGACAGGACGGATTCCAGGGTCGCGTATCCTATGCTGCGGCTGCTTCTGTGAACCTTAG